In the Molothrus aeneus isolate 106 chromosome 28, BPBGC_Maene_1.0, whole genome shotgun sequence genome, one interval contains:
- the HSD17B1 gene encoding 17-beta-hydroxysteroid dehydrogenase type 1, whose protein sequence is MGWPSWAALPGMERTTVLITGCSSGIGLGLAARLAADAARRFKVYATMRDLAKGERLLERLGGCCPDTLELLQLDVTDPCSLAAAAQRVQGQQLDVLVCNAGVGLMGPLETCSEQAMKTLFDVNVFGAVRTIQAFLPAMKSRRAGRIIVSSSIGGLQGLPFNAVYCASKFAVEGLCESLAIVLRPFNIHLTLVECGPVHTSFLANLQCPDPEGSEMRGLDAETQGLYRRYLGHCQSTFRDTAQEVEEVLPLFLEAIGSPCPPLRCASTQLLAPLRRLRLSSPDGSAYVRAMHDFVFGGTETGGDQP, encoded by the exons ATGGGGTGGCCCAgttgggcagcactgccaggcatgGAGAGAACCACGGTGCTGATCAcgggctgctcctcaggcatCGGCCTGGGGCTGGCTGCACGCCTGGCAGCCGACGCCGCTCGCCGCTTCAAAG TTTATGCCACCATGCGTGACCTGGCCAAGGGTGAGCGGCTGCTGGAGCGCCTGGGGGGCTGCTGCCCCGACAcgctggagctcctgcagctcgaTGTCACTGACCCCTGCtcgctggcagctgctgcacagcgagtgcagggacagcagctggatgTGCTGG TCTGCAATGCAGGGGTGGGACTGATGGGACCGCTGGAGACCTGCTCCGAGCAGGCCATGAAAACTCTCTTCGATGTGAACGTCTTTGGGGCTGTCCGCACCATCCAGGCCTTCCTGCCTGCCATGAAGAGCCGCAGGGCCGGGCGGATCATTGTCTCCAGCAGCATTGGGGGGCTGCAAG ggctgcccttcAATGCTGTGTACTGTGCCAGCAAGTTTGCAGTGGAGGGGCTGTGCGAGAGTCTGGCAATCGTCCTGCGCCCCTTCAACATCCA CCTGACGCTGGTGGAGTGCGGGCCCGTCCACACCAGCTTCCTGGCCAACCTGCAGTGCCCCGACCCTGAGGGCAGCGAGATGCGGGGCCTGGACGCCGAGACACAGGGGCTGTACCGCCGGTACCTGGGGCACTGTCAGAGCACCTTCCGTGACACGGCCcaggaggtggaggaggtgCTGCCG CTGTTCCTGGAGGCCAtcggcagcccctgccctcccctccgtTGCGCCAGCACCCAGCTCCTCGCCCCTCTCCGGCGCCTGCGGCTGAGCAGCCCCGACGGCTCCGCGTACGTCCGCGCCATGCACGACTTCGTGTTCGGCGGCACCGAGACCGGCGGGGACCAGCCCTGA
- the COASY gene encoding bifunctional coenzyme A synthase, whose protein sequence is MPPFASGLLVLTAPLPALPRRAAGLVAAAAGLVAGPLYVHLQPGLRLGGPAAGPAAPPAGPALLRALAALYTAAAARRGLDLRVLLGPGRRLARQPRVLLAAAAEAPGPPEPVQLGLQRLAAAVYGCPPSLPALLLGEDTAGGDPEGDPEQDPEAALPEFLDVAVGGTFDRLHGAHRLLLSACCLLARRRLLAGVADGELLRHKVLPELIEPYELRAAKLREFLEDVKPSLCYDIVPLADPFGPSVTDPDLQCLVVSEETHRGGEAVNKKRLENGLPELALYEIQLMKDPEHSQNEEEKISSSSLRQRLLGTLLQPPRQDPALPLRPYVIGLTGGTGSGKTSMAKLLGQLGAFVIDADQLGHAVYAPGGPAYQAVVAAFGAEILNKDGTINRKVLGAKVFGNQEQLKRLTDIVWPKIAQMVKERVREAEAQGKAVCVLDAAVLLEAGWQDMVHEVWTAIIPEEEAVRRIVARDGLTEEAVRRRLQSQMSNRQRVEQSQVVLCSLWEPEITRQQVHKAWDLLQQRLSPEPSP, encoded by the exons ATGCCGCCCTTCGCCTcggggctgctggtgctgacGGCGCCGCTGCCCGCGCTgccccggcgggcggcggggctggtggcggcggcggcggggctggtGGCGGGGCCGCTCTACGTGCATCTGCAGCCGGGGCTGCGGctgggcggccccgccgccggccccgccgctcctccCGCGGGCCCCGCGCTGCTGCGGGCTCTGGCCGCGCTCTacacggcggcggcggcgcggcgggggctGGATCTGCGCGTCCTGCTcgggcccggccgccgcctGGCACGGCAGCCCCGCGTCCTGCTGGCGGCCGCCGCCGAGGCGCCGGGGCCGCCGGAGCCGGTGCAGCTCGGGCTGCAGCGCCTGGCCGCGGCCGTGTACGGCTGCCCGCCCAGCCTGCCCGCGCTGCTGCTGGGCGAGGACACCGCGGGCGGCGACCCCGAGGGGGACCCCGAGCAGGATCCCGAGGCGGCGCTCCCCGAATTCTTGGACGTGGCTGTAGGCGGCACCTTCGACCGGCTGCACGGGGCTCACCGGCTCCTGCTCAGCgcctgctgcctcctggcccGGCGGCGGCTCCTGGCCGGGGTGGCGGACGGAGAGCTGCTCCGCC ACAAGGTCCTGCCAGAGCTGATCGAGCCATACGAGCTGCGGGCAGCGAAGCTGCGTGAGTTCTTGGAGGATGTGAAGCCCTCACTGTGCTACGACATCGTGCCTCTGGCCGACCCCTTCGGCCCCTCGGTCACAGACCCCGACCTGCAGTGCCTGGTGGTCAGTGAGGAGACCCacaggggaggggaggctgtGAACAAGAAGAGACTTGAAAAC GGGCTCCCCGAGCTGGCTCTGTACGAAATCCAATTGATGAAGGACCCCGAGCACAGTCAGAACGAGGAGGAGAAGatcagctcctccagcctccggcagaggctgctggggacactgctgcagcccccacGG CAAGACCCAGCCCTGCCGCTGCGCCCGTACGTGATTGGGCTGACCGGGGGCACTGGGAGTGGGAAAACCTCCATGGCCAAactcctggggcagctgggcGCCTTCGTCATCGACGCTGACCAGCTGGGCCACGCCGTCTATGCCCCTGGTGGCCCGGCCTACCAGGCAGTGGTGGCAGCCTTTGGGGCAG AGATCCTGAACAAAGATGGAACCATTAACAGGAAAGTCCTTGGGGCCAAAGTGTTTGGAAACCAG GAGCAGCTGAAGAGGCTGACGGACATCGTGTGGCCCAAAATAGCCCAGATGGTGAAGGAGAGGGTCAGGGAGGCTGAGGCTCAAG ggaaagctgtgtgtgtgctggacgctgctgtgctgctggaggccgGCTGGCAGGACATGGTCCACGAGGTGTGGACAGCCATCATcccagaggaggag GCCGTGAGGCGCATTGTGGCCAGGGATGGGCTGACCGAGGAGGCCGTTCGGCGCCGGCTGCAGAGCCAGATGAGCAACAGGCAGCGGGTGGAGCAGTCCCAGGTggtgctctgcagcctctgggagCCTGAGATCACCCGCCAgcag GTGCACAAGGCCTGGGACCTGCTGCAGCAGCGCCTCAGCCCCGAGCCCAGCCCGTGA
- the MLX gene encoding max-like protein X — MAEPPGAAAAEDSWGKVDAAYGDNGLDSALFMENARKGSIVSRANSIGSTSASSVPNTDDEDSDCAQESPKETYKDQRRRAHTQAEQKRRDAIKKGYNDLQAIVPTCEQQDFSISSQKLSKAIVLQKTIDYIQFLHKEKKKQEEEVSTLRKDVMALKIMKVNYEQIVKAHQNNPNEGKNQISDELKFNVFQGIMDSLFQSFNASVSVTSFQELSACVFSWIEEHCKPQTLRDVVIGVLHKVKSQLY, encoded by the exons ATGGCGGAGCCGccgggcgccgccgccgccgaggACTCGTGGGGGAAG GTGGACGCAGCCTACGGCGACAATGGCCTGGACTCCG CTCTCTTCATGGAAAATGCCCGGAAAGGCAGCATAGTGTCCCGGGCCAACAGCATCGGCTCCACCAGTGCCTCTTCTGTCCCCAACACAG ATGATGAGGACAGTGACTGCGCCCAGGAGTCCCCAAAGGAGACCTACAAGGACCAGCGCCGCCGGGCACACACCCAGGCCGAGCAGAAACGCCGGGATGCCATCAAG aAAGGCTACAATGACCTGCAGGCCATCGTCCCcacctgtgagcagcaggattTCTCCATCAGCTCGCAGAAGCTGAGCAAGGCCATTGTGCTGCAGAAAA CTATTGACTACATCCAGTTCCTGcacaaggagaagaaaaagcaggaggaggaagttTCTACCCTCAGGAAAGACGTGATGGCCTTGAAGATCATGAAAGT GAACTATGAGCAGATTGTGAAGGCTCATCAGAACAACCCGAACGAGGGGAAGAACCAGATCTCTGACGAGCTGAAGTTCAATGTTTTCCAAGGCATCATGGACTCCCTGTTCCAGTCCTTCAACGCCTCAGTCTCTGTAACGAGTTTTCAGGAGCTCTCAGCGTGTGTCTTCAGCTGGATTGAGGAGCACTGCAAGCCCCAG ACGCTGCGGGACGTTGTCATCGGGGTCCTGCACAAGGTGAAGAGCCAGCTCTACTAA
- the PSMC3IP gene encoding homologous-pairing protein 2 homolog: MSKGREAAAGGGAAAVLLRYLREQNRPYSAQDAFGNLQREHGLGKAAVVKALEQLAQQGRVREKVYGKQKIYFADQEQLPAASDAELRGLDAEIAERSGQLQALQQSCRHMEAELKDLNSSMTTPEIAREIEALRKDCASYTEKLERIKSATNHVTPEEKEKVCREQQLYRREWRRRKRMATELLDAILEGYPKSKKQFFEEVGIETDEDHGVELPATT, encoded by the exons ATGAGCAAAGGGCGGGAGGCCGCGGCCGGCG GAGGCGCCGCCGCTGTCCTGCTGCGGTACCTGCGGGAGCAGAACCGGCCGTACAGCGCCCAGGATGCCTTCGGGAACCTGCAGCGGGAGCACGGGCTGGGCAAGGCg GCCGTGGTGAAGGCGCTGGAGCAGCTGGCGCAGCAGGGCCGCGTTCGCGAGAAGGTCTACGGGAAGCAGAAGATCTACTTCGCCGACCAG GAGCAACTCCCGGCCGCCAGCGATGCGGAGCTCCGCGGGCTGGACGCGGAGATTGCCGAGCGCTCCGGCCAGCTGCAAgcgctgcagcagagctgccggCACATGGAGGCGG AGCTGAAGGACTTGAACAGCTCCATGACAACCCCTGAGATTGCCAGGGAGATCGAGGCGCTGAGGAAGGACTGTGCCAGTTACACGGAGAAACTGGAGAGGATTAAATCTGCTACCAACCATGTGACgccagaggaaaaagagaag GTGTgccgggagcagcagctgtaCCGCCGGGAGTGGCGCCGGAGGAAGAGGATG GCCACCGAGCTGCTGGATGCCATCCTGGAGGGCTATCCCAAGAGCAAGAAGCAATTCTTT gaggaggTCGGGATAGAGACAGATGAGGACCACGGCGTGGAGCTGCCAGCGACCACGtga